In Brevibacterium zhoupengii, the following are encoded in one genomic region:
- a CDS encoding 5-dehydro-4-deoxyglucarate dehydratase → MANYLPQELADRLKDGLLSFPATAFNTDLTINAEAYSDHIAWQSSFDVAGLFAAGGTGEGFSLTPPEAKDVVSLAVSTSRPEVPVLASAGGATAHAVQNAIDAEAVGAEGLLVLPPYLTECSQDGLFEHVSAICAATKTGVIVYNRANAIYSPETVERLADTHENFIGFKDALGDIEQLTKVYARTGERLFYLGGLPTAEVYALPLLQLGMSTYSSAMFNFAPEFALDFYSAVRRQDRAAVTEKLNSFVLPYSQIRDRVAGYGVSIVKGGLKVIGRDCGPVRPPLQNLTQADLQDLEQVMAAAGIRLDRTTNAVA, encoded by the coding sequence GTGGCCAACTACCTGCCCCAAGAACTTGCCGACCGCCTCAAGGACGGCCTGCTCTCCTTCCCCGCAACCGCATTCAATACAGACCTGACGATCAACGCCGAAGCATATTCGGATCACATCGCCTGGCAGTCAAGCTTCGACGTCGCGGGACTCTTCGCCGCTGGCGGCACCGGTGAGGGATTCAGCCTCACTCCCCCGGAGGCGAAAGACGTAGTCAGCCTGGCCGTCTCAACCTCCCGTCCTGAAGTGCCGGTACTCGCTTCAGCGGGTGGAGCCACCGCTCACGCAGTGCAGAATGCGATCGATGCCGAGGCGGTTGGTGCCGAAGGTCTTCTCGTCCTCCCGCCGTACCTCACCGAGTGCAGCCAGGACGGCCTCTTCGAACACGTCTCAGCCATCTGCGCGGCCACCAAGACCGGTGTCATCGTCTACAACCGGGCCAACGCGATCTACTCACCCGAAACGGTCGAGCGCCTCGCTGACACCCACGAGAACTTCATCGGGTTCAAGGATGCCCTCGGTGACATCGAACAGCTCACCAAGGTCTACGCTCGCACTGGTGAACGCCTCTTCTACCTCGGCGGCCTTCCCACTGCAGAGGTCTATGCCTTGCCCCTGCTCCAGTTGGGAATGAGCACCTACTCGTCGGCGATGTTCAACTTCGCGCCCGAGTTCGCTCTCGACTTCTACTCCGCGGTCCGCCGACAGGATCGCGCCGCAGTCACCGAGAAGCTCAATTCCTTCGTGCTTCCCTACTCCCAGATCCGAGATCGAGTCGCCGGTTATGGAGTCTCGATCGTCAAGGGCGGTCTCAAAGTCATCGGTCGCGACTGCGGTCCGGTCCGTCCTCCGCTCCAGAACCTCACACAGGCAGACCTGCAGGATCTGGAACAGGTCATGGCAGCAGCTGGCATCCGACTCGATCGCACAACCAACGCGGTCGCCTGA
- a CDS encoding LysR family transcriptional regulator, giving the protein MQFTLAQITGFIAVAENLHFGRAAEELNMTQPPLSRQIQKLEKSIGVHLFERNNRTVTLTPAGEAFLAEAYGLLASVERAPRRAQKIAEGSWGQITIGCTAVSTFGVLGDLVSTLAERLPGVSVEIAEMVTAEQIKALSEGRIDIGLGRAGRIPETIGAALVLSEQLVLAVPSDHEFAALDSVGTKDISGQRLLMHDATKARYFYDLTVRYIDVEANEVAHSLSQILTIVNLVAAGRGIAVVSESAARLGVDGVTYVPLRGAPIDIVELHAIWNPQSRNPALKEVLNLIQAT; this is encoded by the coding sequence ATGCAGTTCACCCTGGCACAGATCACCGGCTTCATCGCGGTGGCCGAAAATCTCCACTTCGGACGCGCCGCGGAGGAACTCAATATGACTCAGCCGCCGCTAAGTCGGCAGATCCAGAAGCTTGAGAAGTCGATCGGTGTCCACCTCTTCGAGCGCAACAACCGCACGGTGACTCTGACTCCGGCGGGCGAGGCATTTCTGGCGGAGGCCTATGGTCTGCTCGCATCGGTCGAACGCGCACCACGACGTGCCCAGAAGATCGCCGAGGGGTCCTGGGGGCAGATCACCATCGGCTGCACCGCGGTTTCGACCTTTGGGGTCCTCGGTGACTTGGTCTCGACGCTGGCGGAGCGGCTTCCGGGAGTCAGCGTCGAGATCGCGGAAATGGTCACAGCTGAACAGATCAAAGCCCTCTCGGAAGGTCGGATCGACATCGGTCTCGGCCGCGCAGGCAGAATCCCAGAGACCATCGGTGCCGCTCTCGTACTATCCGAACAACTGGTACTCGCGGTTCCCTCGGACCACGAGTTCGCTGCTCTCGATTCGGTCGGCACGAAGGACATCTCCGGGCAGAGACTGCTCATGCACGATGCCACGAAGGCTCGCTACTTCTACGACCTCACAGTGCGCTACATCGACGTCGAAGCCAACGAGGTCGCCCATTCCCTCAGTCAGATTCTCACCATCGTCAACCTCGTCGCCGCAGGCCGAGGCATTGCTGTCGTATCTGAATCCGCTGCACGTCTCGGTGTGGATGGGGTGACATACGTGCCGTTGCGGGGTGCCCCAATCGACATCGTCGAACTGCATGCCATCTGGAATCCGCAGTCACGCAATCCAGCTCTGAAGGAAGTTCTCAATCTCATTCAGGCAACATGA
- the phnC gene encoding phosphonate ABC transporter ATP-binding protein, producing the protein MNSYRTTSHDKTTELQREIDDIYSVQLDHVTKDFGGGVLGLDDVNVGFRTGRVTVLLGLSGSGKSTLLRHINGLHSPTSGTVRVLGQDVSSVGKRGLRELRRNIGVIFQSFNLVGPMSVLENVCAGQLGSLKGPRISLMMYPKSVRREAVEKLDRVGLADRAYQRADTLSGGQQQRVAIARALMQHPTVLLADEPVASLDPVSALDVINLLRQIAEEDDLTVIASLHQVQLAIEFADRIIGLRSGQAVLDRTTQGLSAEEASTIYSSVSGMDISAAEAGAGSASTSATGSVRTPMSSGVTR; encoded by the coding sequence ATGAACAGCTATCGGACCACCAGCCACGACAAGACCACTGAACTCCAGCGAGAGATCGACGATATCTACTCAGTCCAGCTCGACCATGTGACCAAGGACTTCGGCGGCGGAGTCCTCGGACTCGACGACGTCAACGTCGGCTTCCGCACCGGTCGGGTCACCGTTCTGCTCGGCCTGTCGGGATCGGGAAAGTCGACGCTGCTGCGCCACATCAACGGCCTGCACTCACCCACCTCGGGCACGGTGCGTGTCCTGGGCCAGGACGTGAGCTCGGTGGGGAAACGAGGACTGCGGGAGCTGCGCCGGAACATCGGCGTGATCTTCCAGTCCTTCAACCTCGTCGGTCCGATGTCCGTGTTGGAGAATGTCTGCGCCGGGCAGCTCGGCTCGCTCAAGGGACCGCGCATCTCGCTGATGATGTATCCGAAGTCGGTGCGCCGCGAAGCCGTTGAGAAGCTCGACCGTGTCGGCTTGGCCGATCGTGCTTATCAGCGTGCGGACACTCTCTCCGGCGGTCAGCAGCAGCGCGTGGCCATCGCCCGGGCGCTCATGCAGCATCCGACGGTGCTGCTGGCCGATGAGCCGGTGGCCTCGCTCGATCCCGTCTCCGCGCTCGACGTGATCAACCTGCTGCGCCAGATCGCCGAGGAGGATGACCTCACCGTCATCGCCTCGCTCCACCAGGTTCAGCTCGCCATCGAGTTCGCCGATCGGATCATCGGCCTGCGCAGCGGCCAGGCGGTCCTCGATCGCACCACGCAGGGCCTCAGCGCCGAGGAGGCCTCGACGATCTATTCGAGTGTCTCCGGTATGGACATCTCCGCCGCCGAGGCTGGGGCAGGTTCCGCATCCACGTCGGCTACCGGATCCGTCCGCACCCCGATGTCGAGTGGTGTCACCCGCTGA
- a CDS encoding M24 family metallopeptidase, translating into MIKLTTDKTRLADSFGLDAQKSLLFSAIRLDSSPLVAPIVADTAEGEVLLVRQQEQGNALSAGVPKDRMRFYAPWVTIDPRIVADTPASASLTTLVGELADGEQIGLASDVVMKHYSALSESLDVVADKQPTTPVVAYEVDTEAVLERFAQWRRLGAETAKRLIQDVDHLSGLDKEIQSDTDTRYTALQSLAKDEGLDAVLISAPPNFSELVGARQGGDQLALWSARDEKLYVLAPETVHGVGGTPVGRFAGYGAGAVALAHGTHIGVEEEWIPTGLLLELESEGANVSELSTPLGHWRDIRDHEDLGFQIVAARCSVFAIEEALSWATDSLAAGEEFTELDIYARYVDKIVEFRTDNAIPFAIEPYFTNLHSSNRMLFPGPPVDYPINDETTCIQLDAGVRITFDDITVATSDMARSLPRTEGAKRAYEFFFDVVRKGIIGQLKPGVVCEDVHEGTLDYLAPHLERMIEIGMLGEDVDFNTEYRKRNVGHLMGKQESFANELRPGYKHVLQVGSFGAAEIPWRYGNVAIGTEDLWYVGNDRTYILSKR; encoded by the coding sequence ATGATCAAACTGACAACAGACAAGACACGCCTGGCTGATTCCTTCGGATTGGATGCCCAGAAAAGTCTGCTGTTCTCTGCGATTCGTCTGGATTCGAGTCCCTTGGTCGCACCGATCGTCGCTGATACGGCCGAGGGTGAGGTGCTGCTCGTACGTCAGCAGGAGCAGGGAAACGCCCTGTCCGCCGGTGTGCCGAAAGACCGAATGAGGTTCTACGCGCCATGGGTGACGATCGATCCGCGGATCGTCGCCGACACCCCAGCGTCTGCATCGCTGACAACCCTGGTGGGCGAGCTGGCTGATGGCGAACAGATCGGTCTCGCATCTGATGTCGTCATGAAGCACTACTCAGCCCTGTCGGAGAGCCTCGATGTTGTTGCCGACAAACAGCCGACCACTCCGGTCGTTGCCTACGAGGTTGACACCGAGGCTGTGCTCGAACGGTTCGCACAGTGGCGCAGACTCGGAGCCGAGACCGCCAAGAGGCTCATTCAGGACGTCGACCATCTCTCGGGCCTCGACAAGGAGATCCAGTCGGATACCGATACCCGCTATACGGCATTGCAGTCTCTGGCGAAGGACGAGGGGCTTGATGCCGTCCTCATCTCCGCGCCCCCGAACTTCAGCGAGCTCGTCGGGGCTCGGCAGGGCGGGGACCAGCTGGCCCTCTGGTCTGCACGCGATGAAAAGCTCTATGTGCTCGCACCCGAAACCGTTCACGGAGTGGGAGGGACTCCGGTTGGTCGGTTCGCCGGATACGGTGCCGGGGCCGTGGCGCTTGCACACGGCACACATATCGGGGTGGAAGAAGAATGGATCCCGACCGGACTGCTGCTCGAACTGGAATCCGAAGGCGCCAACGTGAGCGAGCTGTCGACCCCGCTCGGACACTGGCGAGACATCCGCGACCACGAAGATCTGGGATTCCAAATCGTTGCTGCCAGATGCAGCGTCTTCGCCATCGAGGAAGCGCTGAGTTGGGCCACCGACTCTTTGGCAGCCGGCGAAGAATTCACCGAACTCGACATCTACGCACGTTACGTCGATAAGATCGTCGAATTCAGGACGGATAATGCAATACCCTTCGCGATCGAGCCCTATTTCACGAATCTGCACTCCTCGAACCGGATGCTCTTCCCCGGGCCCCCGGTCGATTACCCGATCAACGACGAAACCACGTGCATCCAGCTCGACGCCGGTGTCCGCATCACCTTCGACGACATTACCGTGGCGACATCTGACATGGCACGCTCGCTGCCTCGCACCGAGGGTGCGAAACGGGCTTATGAGTTCTTCTTCGATGTTGTCCGTAAGGGCATCATCGGTCAGCTGAAGCCTGGAGTGGTCTGCGAAGACGTCCACGAAGGGACATTGGACTACCTCGCGCCTCACCTCGAGCGGATGATTGAGATCGGCATGCTTGGAGAGGACGTGGACTTCAACACGGAATACCGCAAGCGCAACGTCGGGCACCTCATGGGCAAGCAGGAATCGTTCGCCAACGAACTGCGGCCCGGGTACAAGCATGTGCTGCAAGTCGGATCCTTCGGAGCGGCGGAGATTCCCTGGCGCTACGGAAACGTCGCGATCGGCACAGAGGACCTCTGGTACGTCGGCAACGATCGGACATACATCCTCTCGAAGCGCTGA
- a CDS encoding phosphonatase-like hydrolase, whose product MIELAIFDMAGTTIDDRDEVYRVLREATEREGANYTDEVFQKWMGTEKKWAIENLLRLGGIEVDDELHEKTWEWFRQELRRTYTDNPPKPLPGIEEAMATLREQGIKVALTTGFAREIADLIFSSMGWKQGETFDASSCGDEVEAGRPAPDMIETVMKELGVEDTAAVVSVGDTSADVQSALRAEVTSVGVLTGHLSRKDFASEGAHLVLDSVAGLPDALADLPASDATSTAVNQ is encoded by the coding sequence ATGATTGAACTCGCCATCTTCGACATGGCCGGCACCACCATCGACGACCGAGACGAGGTCTACCGCGTTCTGCGCGAGGCCACGGAACGCGAAGGTGCGAACTACACGGACGAGGTGTTCCAGAAGTGGATGGGCACGGAGAAGAAGTGGGCGATCGAAAATCTGCTCCGCCTCGGCGGTATCGAGGTCGATGACGAACTCCATGAGAAGACCTGGGAATGGTTTCGACAGGAGCTGCGCCGCACCTACACCGACAATCCGCCGAAGCCGCTGCCCGGGATAGAGGAGGCGATGGCGACTCTGCGCGAGCAGGGCATCAAGGTCGCTCTGACGACCGGATTCGCTCGGGAGATCGCCGATCTCATCTTCTCCTCCATGGGATGGAAGCAGGGCGAGACCTTCGACGCCTCCTCCTGCGGCGACGAGGTCGAGGCCGGTCGGCCAGCACCCGACATGATCGAGACGGTCATGAAGGAACTCGGCGTCGAGGACACGGCCGCGGTCGTCAGCGTCGGCGACACCTCGGCGGATGTGCAGTCGGCACTGCGCGCCGAAGTCACCTCGGTGGGTGTGCTCACCGGCCACCTGAGTCGGAAGGACTTCGCTTCCGAAGGTGCCCACCTGGTGCTCGATTCCGTTGCGGGGCTTCCCGATGCTCTGGCCGACTTGCCAGCCTCGGATGCAACCTCGACTGCGGTGAACCAGTGA
- the phnE gene encoding phosphonate ABC transporter, permease protein PhnE — translation MSRLTEAPPEVREAPARPRPAGPSIAAALVMIALVVGGAWSVGALGIDIATIVDSFDKAVNFFARMFPLDFPPVAETLSLVFETLAIVFLATLLSVALSVPVALAAARPTRWGVTSQWVARALTVLARAVPDLVLAIIFLRMFGLGATAGIIAMGIHSVGMIAKLYADAIEELDDGPRESVESLGGSRAQQIMAAIPQTLMPQLIATALHRFDINLRTSVLLGYVGVGGIGLAIADSLRTLDYQRGMALAVLVLLLCIGLELVSGAIRAALMRSAGQRITGGTWVDRLLNRGRESGVNDLHLTPPWSSARIRRFLSIALIVVFTVAALWRVDVSWSALAQGIFDLPKTLALFFPPSAGGSMSNLFEQLLVTIQISLAATLIGAVLAIPIGILAARNAVANAYVHQTFRVIIVIVRGIPELILAIIFVVISGLGEVAGTLALSIGAIGLLSKLIADSLEETDTQVQEAMRATGASEAQVFFSATLRQAAPAFVAHTMYLLDNNIRSATLLGVVGAGGIGFLLLNASRVNQFDVVTMVLILMVAVVLAVEALSMWLRKAVR, via the coding sequence ATGTCCAGGCTCACCGAGGCCCCACCTGAAGTTCGCGAGGCTCCAGCTCGTCCGCGTCCGGCCGGGCCCAGCATCGCCGCCGCGCTCGTCATGATCGCCTTGGTCGTCGGAGGTGCGTGGTCCGTCGGTGCGCTCGGCATCGATATTGCGACGATCGTCGATTCCTTCGATAAGGCGGTGAACTTCTTCGCCCGCATGTTCCCCCTCGACTTCCCACCTGTGGCAGAGACCCTCTCCCTGGTGTTCGAGACCTTGGCCATCGTCTTCCTGGCAACCCTCCTCTCGGTCGCATTGTCTGTTCCCGTGGCGCTGGCTGCGGCCAGACCGACTCGGTGGGGAGTCACCTCGCAGTGGGTCGCTCGCGCTCTGACCGTGCTGGCTCGGGCAGTCCCCGACCTGGTGCTTGCAATCATCTTCCTGCGCATGTTCGGGCTCGGAGCCACGGCCGGAATCATCGCCATGGGCATCCATTCGGTCGGCATGATCGCCAAGCTCTACGCCGACGCGATCGAGGAACTCGACGACGGCCCACGGGAATCCGTGGAGTCCCTCGGCGGCAGCCGCGCACAGCAGATCATGGCGGCCATTCCACAGACCCTTATGCCCCAGCTCATCGCAACGGCGCTGCACAGATTCGACATCAATCTGCGCACCTCGGTGCTGTTGGGCTATGTCGGCGTGGGCGGCATCGGACTGGCGATCGCCGATTCACTGCGGACCCTGGACTATCAGCGGGGCATGGCTCTCGCAGTGCTCGTCCTGCTGCTGTGCATCGGCCTCGAACTCGTCTCCGGCGCTATCCGCGCTGCGCTGATGAGGTCGGCCGGGCAGAGAATCACCGGCGGCACCTGGGTCGATCGTCTGCTCAACCGCGGCCGCGAGTCCGGCGTCAACGATCTCCACCTGACACCACCGTGGAGTTCGGCCCGGATCAGACGCTTCCTCTCAATCGCACTGATCGTGGTCTTCACTGTCGCGGCCCTGTGGCGCGTGGATGTGTCCTGGTCGGCACTCGCGCAGGGGATCTTCGACCTGCCGAAGACTTTGGCGCTGTTCTTCCCGCCATCGGCCGGCGGATCCATGTCCAACCTCTTCGAACAGCTGCTGGTGACGATCCAGATCTCGCTCGCGGCCACGCTCATCGGTGCTGTCCTCGCGATACCGATCGGCATCCTCGCCGCCCGCAATGCCGTGGCGAATGCCTATGTGCACCAGACGTTCAGGGTGATCATCGTGATCGTGCGCGGCATTCCCGAGCTCATCCTCGCGATCATCTTCGTCGTCATCTCCGGCCTGGGCGAGGTCGCCGGCACGCTGGCACTGTCGATCGGAGCGATCGGCCTGCTGTCGAAGCTCATCGCCGATTCGCTTGAGGAGACGGACACCCAGGTGCAGGAGGCTATGCGGGCCACCGGTGCCAGCGAGGCACAGGTGTTCTTCTCGGCCACACTGCGCCAGGCGGCACCGGCCTTCGTCGCCCACACCATGTACCTACTCGACAACAACATCCGCTCGGCCACACTCCTCGGAGTCGTCGGCGCCGGCGGCATCGGATTCCTGCTGCTCAACGCCTCGCGGGTCAACCAGTTCGATGTGGTCACCATGGTCCTCATCCTCATGGTCGCCGTCGTCCTCGCAGTCGAAGCACTGTCGATGTGGCTGCGTAAGGCCGTGCGCTGA
- a CDS encoding aldehyde dehydrogenase family protein, which produces MTTQLTDTTTATGVESSRSSLSGSSIIAGTTTPGQGGTAHAVNPATGEELEPAFTLLTEEQVSTAIAEAQSAFASYRRISPTLRAKFLEDIAANIEADAGRIVERAGQETGLPAGRLNGEITRTANQLRLFASVVVLGDAHGARIDPALPDRSPLPRPDIRQRQVPLGPVAVFGASNFPLAFSTAGGDTASALAAGCSVVVKAHNAHPGTNELVGAAITRAIADNDLHPGVFSLVYGPGAQVGQQLAADPRIAAVGFTGSRTAGLSLSATAAARPVPIPVFAEMSSINPVFVLPGAISDDVAEVSRGFFTAVTGSSGQLCTSPGLLFIPTGERGDELEARIAKDFNDAAGQTMLTPAIADSWQHGVDQLAAQSGVSALAQGRTGDTANAPGPRVFTISVTDFSSNAELQNEIFGSAALIVRYDSSDQLLDVVWALEGQLTATLQMSDQDIDIANALVQELELTVGRIIVNGWPTGVEVGHAMIHGGPFPATSAPQTTSVGATAIDRFLRPVAYQNIPDAILPSALQASNPWSIGRTIDGKYIAGTVGDRREDTPANTVRESISDGVRRRLGDLGFDLPEANPASYSYKTVTVAGHLAFVSGQIAKQGGVVPVQGVVGDDLSVEDGIAAAQLCAVNLIAQLETNLGLENVESIAKLNVYVASPAHFSKHPIVAEGASKLLVDALGEVGRHARTALGVPRLPANSPVEIEAVVNLKG; this is translated from the coding sequence ATGACGACACAGCTCACCGACACGACAACCGCCACGGGCGTCGAATCATCACGCTCGAGTCTCTCCGGCTCATCGATCATCGCCGGCACGACCACACCAGGGCAGGGCGGCACCGCACACGCCGTCAATCCCGCGACAGGCGAGGAGCTGGAGCCCGCATTCACCCTGCTGACCGAGGAACAGGTTTCCACGGCCATCGCTGAGGCACAGTCTGCGTTCGCGTCCTATCGCAGAATCTCGCCGACGCTGCGGGCGAAGTTCCTCGAAGACATCGCCGCGAACATCGAAGCCGATGCAGGGCGCATCGTCGAACGAGCTGGGCAGGAGACAGGTCTTCCCGCAGGGCGCCTGAACGGAGAGATCACCAGAACCGCCAACCAGCTGCGTCTGTTCGCCTCGGTCGTCGTCCTCGGAGATGCCCACGGAGCACGCATCGATCCCGCGCTCCCCGATCGCTCACCACTGCCGCGCCCTGATATTCGCCAGCGCCAAGTGCCGCTGGGGCCCGTAGCGGTCTTCGGCGCCAGCAACTTCCCACTTGCCTTTTCAACAGCAGGCGGGGACACTGCTTCGGCGCTGGCCGCAGGCTGCTCGGTCGTCGTCAAGGCACACAACGCTCACCCCGGCACAAATGAGCTGGTCGGGGCCGCCATCACCCGCGCCATTGCGGACAATGACCTCCACCCCGGTGTCTTCTCGCTCGTCTACGGCCCCGGCGCGCAGGTGGGACAACAGCTGGCTGCCGATCCCCGGATCGCTGCCGTCGGCTTCACAGGTTCTAGGACCGCCGGACTGTCGCTGTCCGCCACCGCCGCGGCTCGCCCGGTGCCGATCCCCGTCTTTGCCGAGATGAGCTCGATCAACCCTGTCTTCGTGCTCCCGGGCGCCATCTCAGATGACGTCGCCGAGGTGTCCCGAGGCTTCTTCACTGCCGTGACAGGGTCCTCAGGACAGTTGTGCACCTCCCCCGGCCTCCTGTTCATCCCCACGGGTGAACGCGGCGATGAACTGGAAGCGCGCATCGCGAAGGATTTCAACGATGCCGCCGGTCAGACCATGCTCACTCCGGCTATCGCCGACTCATGGCAGCACGGCGTTGACCAGCTTGCGGCTCAGTCTGGCGTCTCAGCACTCGCACAAGGTCGTACCGGGGACACCGCTAACGCACCGGGACCGCGCGTCTTCACGATCTCGGTCACTGACTTCTCTTCGAACGCAGAACTGCAGAACGAGATCTTCGGGTCGGCCGCTCTCATTGTGCGCTACGACTCCTCCGACCAACTGCTCGACGTGGTCTGGGCTCTAGAGGGGCAGCTGACCGCGACTCTGCAGATGAGTGACCAGGACATCGACATCGCGAACGCCCTGGTGCAGGAGCTCGAGCTCACCGTCGGCCGCATCATCGTCAACGGCTGGCCGACTGGTGTCGAAGTCGGCCACGCGATGATCCACGGGGGCCCCTTCCCTGCGACTTCGGCTCCCCAGACCACCTCGGTGGGTGCCACCGCGATCGATCGCTTCCTTCGACCTGTTGCTTACCAGAACATCCCCGATGCGATTCTGCCATCAGCTCTCCAAGCGTCGAATCCCTGGAGCATCGGTCGCACCATCGATGGCAAGTACATCGCGGGGACGGTCGGGGATCGACGAGAGGACACTCCTGCGAACACTGTGAGAGAGTCGATCTCTGACGGAGTGCGTCGTCGCCTCGGCGATCTCGGTTTCGACCTTCCCGAGGCGAATCCTGCCAGCTACAGCTACAAGACAGTCACTGTCGCGGGGCATCTCGCCTTCGTTTCGGGACAGATCGCCAAGCAGGGCGGGGTGGTCCCAGTCCAAGGCGTCGTCGGTGATGACCTGAGTGTCGAGGACGGTATCGCCGCTGCTCAGCTGTGTGCGGTCAACCTCATCGCTCAGCTGGAGACCAACCTCGGTCTTGAGAACGTCGAGAGCATCGCCAAACTCAACGTCTATGTGGCCAGCCCAGCCCACTTCAGCAAGCATCCGATCGTCGCAGAGGGCGCATCTAAGCTCCTCGTCGACGCGCTGGGTGAAGTCGGTCGGCATGCACGGACCGCGCTGGGAGTTCCCCGCCTCCCGGCGAACTCCCCGGTCGAAATCGAAGCAGTCGTCAACCTCAAGGGCTGA
- a CDS encoding alcohol dehydrogenase catalytic domain-containing protein produces the protein MTAEVQTQAQAPSPVQASPADTSADAVASFDAGVFADTVEAVVWLGGDQFETRSFDRPELAEGESLIRLTTATVCGSDRHTVRGRRPGACPSVLGHEGVGVVEDSRAGLLLGQRVVFSVTSVCGNCENCRRGLSAKCQSVAKVGHESTGSGWALSGTYASHIYLPAGVAVVPVPDSVPDAVAATAGCAVATVMAMLEAAGDLRGRRVFVNGLGMLGLTAVAATQSRDAAEVLAFDPTPQRQDLALFTGASTILEEEMPTDVDVALELSGTTAGVETCVASLGIGGTAVLAGSVSPGPNIEINPEQLVRGWRTITGVHNFEPHHLQEAVDFLAADGGNMPWESILGGPIGLSDLAQEFAEPSKGLRTVVDIEG, from the coding sequence GTGACGGCGGAGGTTCAAACGCAGGCTCAAGCACCGTCACCGGTTCAGGCTTCCCCGGCCGACACCTCGGCGGATGCGGTGGCCTCGTTCGATGCTGGAGTCTTCGCGGACACGGTCGAAGCCGTCGTCTGGCTCGGCGGGGATCAGTTCGAGACCCGGTCCTTCGACCGTCCTGAACTGGCCGAGGGTGAGAGCCTCATTCGCCTGACCACCGCCACCGTCTGCGGCTCGGATCGTCACACCGTGCGCGGGCGTCGCCCCGGAGCATGCCCCTCCGTGCTCGGGCACGAGGGCGTCGGCGTGGTCGAGGATTCGCGGGCTGGGCTCCTACTCGGCCAACGCGTGGTCTTCTCGGTCACCTCGGTGTGTGGGAACTGCGAGAACTGCCGACGCGGGCTCAGCGCAAAATGTCAGTCGGTGGCCAAGGTCGGGCACGAATCCACCGGCAGCGGGTGGGCATTGTCCGGCACCTACGCCTCCCACATCTACTTGCCAGCCGGCGTGGCAGTCGTTCCGGTACCGGATTCGGTGCCAGACGCCGTGGCCGCCACAGCAGGGTGCGCCGTCGCCACCGTCATGGCGATGCTCGAGGCCGCCGGTGACTTGCGAGGCCGTCGAGTCTTCGTCAACGGACTCGGGATGCTGGGTCTCACCGCGGTGGCAGCCACCCAGTCCCGCGATGCCGCCGAGGTCCTCGCCTTCGATCCGACGCCGCAGCGCCAGGATCTTGCCCTGTTCACCGGGGCGAGCACGATCCTGGAAGAGGAGATGCCGACAGACGTCGACGTCGCCCTCGAGCTCTCCGGCACCACCGCTGGCGTGGAGACCTGCGTGGCCAGCCTGGGAATCGGCGGCACCGCAGTTCTCGCCGGAAGCGTGAGTCCTGGACCCAACATCGAGATCAATCCCGAACAGCTCGTGCGAGGGTGGCGCACCATCACCGGTGTGCACAATTTCGAGCCCCACCACCTGCAGGAAGCCGTGGACTTCCTGGCCGCAGACGGCGGGAATATGCCGTGGGAGAGCATCCTCGGCGGCCCGATCGGACTGTCAGACCTGGCACAGGAATTCGCCGAGCCCAGCAAAGGATTGCGGACGGTCGTCGATATCGAGGGGTGA